The region GATTCAGTCACCCGACGCCCCACACCCCACAACTTGTTTCGCAACTAACGATTTAGGAACTCACTATGTCTCGCGCTCGGCGTAGCCCTGTCAAAACGAAAGTCGATTTGGAGACGCTAGAACAGCGTCGACTGTTGACGACCTTTGGCGAAGCGTGGCCTAACGAACGGGAGCTGACGATCAGCTTTCCGGCAGATGGGGTTGCGATCGGAAAAGAGGAAAACGAACTTTCCTCGATGCTCGATCAAATTGCATCCCGCCAAGAATGGCAGGAGTTGCTGCTAAGGGCTTATCAGACTTGGTCGATTCATTCCGGATTCAACGTCGGGTTGCGCAACGACTATGACCTGCGATTTGGAACCCCCGGGTTGACCGTGGGCGACCCCAGGTTTGGTGAATTTCGAATCGGGGCGTTCCCCCAAACTGGCTTGGTTGCAAGCAGCGTGCCGTTTCAAGCAACTGCGGGGACGCACTCAGGCGACCTACTGCTCAATTCGAATGAGCAGTTTACCTTTCATGATTGGGATCAAGATTTGGGGCCCGCCCCCGAGACAATCGCTCCCAACGAGCGTGACCTCTTTAGCCTGTTTCTGCACGAAGCAGGGAACACCCTTGGGATTGAGGACAACTATTCTCCCTCGTCGGTGATGTTCGCACAGTACACCGTTCCCAAAGGCGTACTAACCGAAGAAGACATCGACGCGATCCAATCGCTCTATGGTGAGCGAGACGACCCCTATGAATCTGTCGACAACGGACAAGTGCTTTCGGCGACGGTGGTCGAGACGCCGAACGGATTCGATCCGGCGACAAGTGTCTTGCGTTTGCGCGGTAGTTTGAGTGCCCCCGCCGATGTCGATGTCTACAAGGTCACGCCGCTAATCGGTTGCGACACAATAACGCTGCGTGTTCGTACCGAGGGGGTCAGCCTATTGCAGTCGAATTTGGAACTCGTAGATGCCACAGGCCACGTTCTTGAGAGTGACGTGTCCGAATCCGTTTTCGATAACAACGTCGAAATCACGGTCGACGGGCTCGACGGGCGAAACGAAATTTATCTTCGTGTATCGGCCGCAGACAGCGACGATATCTATTCAGTCGGCGACTACTTTGTCGAAGTTGATTATCGAGACGAAACATCCCGTGCCGCCGATCTATCACCGGGGTCGTATCAATCCGGTGCAGACGCGCTGTTTACCGGCTTCGATTTGGCCGATTTTGAAGTCGGCTCGAACGATACACTCGCTGATGCGACAACGCTTGGGATGGACCATCAGAACGGTGGCGTGGCGATCAACGAAGATCGCTTCGAGTTCGTGGCGTCCACGAACTCGATCGACGACGTTGATGTCTACAAGATCAAAGCACCGTCGGGAGCCCCCGGCAGACTAATGGTGCATGTCGCCGGTGTCGGGTCGGACGCACCGTCGCTGAATCTTCGTGTGGTCGATGCGACCGGACAGCCGGTTGGGACAAGCGGAGTGGCTCGCGCCAACGGTACGTTCACCGTCGAAGTCGCGGCACCCCAGGCATCGCAGGAATACTTTATTCAAGTGAGTGTCGACCCAAATTCGAACGTCGGTCTCGGCAATTACGTCGCGGTGGCTGAATTTGACCAGTCGGCCGCATCGATGCATCAATTGACCAGTGGAACCGTCGAGGCGGACGCCGATCGATTCGTTCGCTGGGAAGCATCGAAGACGAAATTGTTCCGTTTTGCCTTATCGGCTGATTCCCCAGACGCATCTCAAGGTGTTCGCCTGACGATTTACGACGCGCACACACGCGAGATTAAACTCATCGTCCGGGCCGAGGCGTCGACCACGCGTATGGCGATGGGCTGGTTGCAAGAAGGTGAGTACATCTTGCAGTTCACGGCGATCGCGAACGAAGGGGCATCGGTCCAAACGGTCGATTACTCACTTGGTATCGATGGACTGTCCGATGACCAAGACGACGATCCCTACGACGGTGATGATCCGGGGTACGATCCCTACGATTACCAGTACAACGAAAGCTACAACTATTCCGACATGTACTCGTATTCGTCTAGTGATTACTACTATTACACGTACTACGGCGGTGGCAGCGGCTATGGCGGCTGATGTCGACCAACTCATTGCCGGGGGCCGTGACGGGGAATTCGGCAAGTCACCCTGCCCGAATTGTCGGTCGTAATCCACCGACAATTTAATGGCAAAGCCGCTCCGTAGTTGGGGCGGATTCGAATTTGGCGTGGGTGCAGGAAGCGGCATGCTCACGATTCGAAGAGTTTAGCGACACGGGCAAGACATGACTCGATTTCCATCGGACAATCGCGAACACTTCGGTGACGATGCGACGTGGTGTGCTCCGCCACCGCTTGACGTGATGCTGCGCTCCCTGGGAACGTCCGCTAATCTTGCCAGTGAGAAGTCGGTGGAAGACGTCGTTCGTCGCTGCAAACATGAACTGCGTCAACATCAGCGATCTGACCACCCCATTGCGATGTCGTCGGTTCAGGCGGTTGCCGCGTCTTTGTTAAACGATCGGCGGGGGCAGGACGCGATCACGCTATTGTGTCAGCATGATCCTTCCCAATCCGACGCCGCGACTTCTCGGTTGTATGGCTATGCGGCGATGGCAACCAAGGACTTTTCGAATGCGTTGGAGGCGTTTGACCGATCGGTACGAGTGGATCCCCATCAGCCCGATTGTTGGTTCCGTATGGGGCAAATTGCCGAGCACCGTTTCGCCGAATCAAGTGGCGACGAAAGTGCGGCGATCAAGTATTACGAGCGTGGATCGTTTTTTGACGACGAGGCGTTTCGGTCGACGTTGGCGTTATCTGATTTGCATCACCGACAACGTCGACTCGGCGATGCGATCCATGTCTTGCGGGTCAGCCTAATTCGAGATGCCCGCTCGGCAATTCTGCATCGTGCTCTCGCCCCGCTCTTGGAGAAGCGTGCGGGCAATCTGATTCGCTTCAACCGTTATCGTGCCGCGAGGAAGCTGCGTTTAGAGGCATTGGAAAGTTACAAAATCCTGAATGCGCGGGAACCTGATCGACAAACGTTGGTCTTGCAAGGCCGTCTGCAGCAGTTGTTGCATCAATTTGAACCGGCCCGAGACAGTTTCGCCAAAGCGGTGGGGTTGGACCCGGAATCCCCCATCCCATTGAGCTATCTCGCGAGTGCGAATGTTGATTTCGGCGATCTGGAGACGGCGATCGAACAATTTGAATACGCGATCGAGAAAGACCCTCAGCGAGCAGAAACTCACTTTCGATACTCACGAGCTAAGAAGTTTCAGCCAAGCAAGAAAACGCGGCAGTACACCGAGACGCTTACCCGATTGATCGAAACCGCCAAACCACAAAGTCATCGACAAATCAGTTTGAATTTTGCCTTGGCAAAGGTATTGGACGACATCGGGAAATACGATCAGGCATGGCGGCATTATCAACGGGCGAACAAAATCAAGGTCGATCGTCAAAACAAGGGACAGCGTTTTCATCCCGATACCGATGATGAGTGTTCCACCGCGGCGATGACAGATCGCATGATTGGCTTTTTCAGCAAGGAAACGTTTCGGCGTTTGTCACACCTGTCCGATCCTAGTTGTTCGCCAATTTTTATCGTCGGGATGCCTCGTTCAGGAACGACGTTGACCGAACAAATCGTCAGCAGTCATCCCGACATCGCCGGGGCGGGAGAACTCGGTTTCATTCACCAGATACGGTACCAGCTTTCGCATATGAATCCGGGGCGTTCGCCGAAGACGGATCGATTGACCGATGCCGTCCAGGCGTACCCGCGTTGCCTGGATTTAATTGATGGGAACGACGTTCGAAGGCTAGGTCGCGAGTACCTAGATGAACTGGATGATTTTCGCGATGGTGCGACCTACGTGACCGACAAGATGCCAACCAACTTTTGGCATCTTGGCTTGATCGCCGTTCTATTTCCCAACGCGACGATCATCCATTGCCGTCGCAATCCGATGGATGTGATGGTTTCGTGCTTCTGCCAGAATTTGAATCCGCCTTTCTGTGATTTCGATCAGATGCTTGATTACCATCGCTGCTATCGAAAGATCATGCGGCATTGGGAATGCGTGCTGCCGATGCGAATGTTCCATAGCCAATACGAGGACTTAGTTGGTGATCCGGTTGGTCAGTCGCATCGATTGATTCGCCACTGTGGGCTTGAGTGGTCTGATTCATGTTTGTCGTTCCACGCCAATGACCGTGCCGTTCATACTCCTAGTAAATGGCAGGTTCGCCAACCGGTTTACCAGTCCTCGGTCGAAAAGTGGCGGAAGTTTGAGCGGCCTCTACAGGCAATCGCCGAACGCGTTTTCTTGGAACTGAAAGCGGAAGCGAAAGACGCTCTCCCTACTGAAAATCATCTTGCCTACTGAAAATCGATTCGGACCCGACCCTCAGGTCGCGGCATCCAGCGAAGGCGGTCTTCGTGACCAGCGGTGATGGTTTGCAGTTCGATGAACCAAGCATCGCCCGATCGGATCGGACCGCAGAGGCTTTGTAGTTCGATCGCGATTTCACAAACGACATCGTCGCCTTGTTGGTCGGTCGCCAAGTACCAGGTTGGGTTCCAGGCCGTAACGCCGTCCAGATCATCTCGCGTCCGCCCGTCATGGCTGAAGCAAAGATTCATTGACGTCAGTAAGTCGCGATCGCAGTCTAAACTTAGCTTAAAGCGGTCGACCGATTCTAAGTCGGCGTCCCGGTAACGAAGATCACCGACTCGTTCGCCGGGGCGAAAACTTGATTGAGCTACCTTAATGGCAATGAAAAGGAATTCGTCGTCGTAGGCTGCCGCCAGGCTGATCGGCAACTCGTGTCGCGTCTGTGCCGCACCGGCCCAGGTTGGCTCCCACATCGGTTCGTTGATGTTTCCGTCTAGTCTTGGCGGCTGGTCGGTTCGTACGGCGAGAGTGACTTGTTCAGATCGATTTTGCAGAAGCGGCGACCAAGCGGTCGTTTGGCCGGCGATTTGCCGAAGAGCCGCCGCCTGTAGCGGTGACGTTTGAGGCCTTGGCGTATCCTCATCAGACGCTTGTTCGTTGATAAAACGGGTGATGGCGTCTTCGGTGATTCGTTTGACCGGATGCATTTGCCAGACCAGATCAAGTCTTTGATTGGTGTGACTTTGCTCGGTCGTTTCATCCAGCGGAAGCAACGCCGACGTTTGCATGACTTTCGATGGCGGCGTCACAGTTGACGACTGAACGTCCTGGAATGGCGAGACGATACTCGCATGGCCGGATCGGCCGGGAAGGAGTTCACGCTCG is a window of Roseiconus lacunae DNA encoding:
- a CDS encoding tetratricopeptide repeat-containing sulfotransferase family protein encodes the protein MTRFPSDNREHFGDDATWCAPPPLDVMLRSLGTSANLASEKSVEDVVRRCKHELRQHQRSDHPIAMSSVQAVAASLLNDRRGQDAITLLCQHDPSQSDAATSRLYGYAAMATKDFSNALEAFDRSVRVDPHQPDCWFRMGQIAEHRFAESSGDESAAIKYYERGSFFDDEAFRSTLALSDLHHRQRRLGDAIHVLRVSLIRDARSAILHRALAPLLEKRAGNLIRFNRYRAARKLRLEALESYKILNAREPDRQTLVLQGRLQQLLHQFEPARDSFAKAVGLDPESPIPLSYLASANVDFGDLETAIEQFEYAIEKDPQRAETHFRYSRAKKFQPSKKTRQYTETLTRLIETAKPQSHRQISLNFALAKVLDDIGKYDQAWRHYQRANKIKVDRQNKGQRFHPDTDDECSTAAMTDRMIGFFSKETFRRLSHLSDPSCSPIFIVGMPRSGTTLTEQIVSSHPDIAGAGELGFIHQIRYQLSHMNPGRSPKTDRLTDAVQAYPRCLDLIDGNDVRRLGREYLDELDDFRDGATYVTDKMPTNFWHLGLIAVLFPNATIIHCRRNPMDVMVSCFCQNLNPPFCDFDQMLDYHRCYRKIMRHWECVLPMRMFHSQYEDLVGDPVGQSHRLIRHCGLEWSDSCLSFHANDRAVHTPSKWQVRQPVYQSSVEKWRKFERPLQAIAERVFLELKAEAKDALPTENHLAY
- a CDS encoding matrixin family metalloprotease — encoded protein: MSRARRSPVKTKVDLETLEQRRLLTTFGEAWPNERELTISFPADGVAIGKEENELSSMLDQIASRQEWQELLLRAYQTWSIHSGFNVGLRNDYDLRFGTPGLTVGDPRFGEFRIGAFPQTGLVASSVPFQATAGTHSGDLLLNSNEQFTFHDWDQDLGPAPETIAPNERDLFSLFLHEAGNTLGIEDNYSPSSVMFAQYTVPKGVLTEEDIDAIQSLYGERDDPYESVDNGQVLSATVVETPNGFDPATSVLRLRGSLSAPADVDVYKVTPLIGCDTITLRVRTEGVSLLQSNLELVDATGHVLESDVSESVFDNNVEITVDGLDGRNEIYLRVSAADSDDIYSVGDYFVEVDYRDETSRAADLSPGSYQSGADALFTGFDLADFEVGSNDTLADATTLGMDHQNGGVAINEDRFEFVASTNSIDDVDVYKIKAPSGAPGRLMVHVAGVGSDAPSLNLRVVDATGQPVGTSGVARANGTFTVEVAAPQASQEYFIQVSVDPNSNVGLGNYVAVAEFDQSAASMHQLTSGTVEADADRFVRWEASKTKLFRFALSADSPDASQGVRLTIYDAHTREIKLIVRAEASTTRMAMGWLQEGEYILQFTAIANEGASVQTVDYSLGIDGLSDDQDDDPYDGDDPGYDPYDYQYNESYNYSDMYSYSSSDYYYYTYYGGGSGYGG